The Halobacterium hubeiense genome contains the following window.
CCGGGAGGCCCGCCGCGACGTCGCCGGCGTGCGCGGCGATGCGGTAGGCGGCCATCCCGTCCCGCACGTCCTCGGCGTCCGGGAGGCCGAGGTGTTCTTTCGGCGTGACGTAACACAGCATCGCGGCGCCCGCGCGGGCCGCTTCCGTGGCGCCGATGGCGCTCGTGATGTGGTCGTAGCCGGGCGCCACGTCGGTCACGAGCGGCCCGAGGACGTAGAACGGCGCGCCGTCGCAGACCTCCTGCTGGCGCTCGACGTTCTCCCGAATCTCGTCCATCGGGACGTGGCCCGGTCCCTCGACCATCACCTGGACGCCGTGGTCCCACGCGACCCGCGTGAGTTCGCCGAGGGTGTCCAGCTCCGCGAACTGGGCGTCGTCGCCGGCGTCGGCCAGCGACCCCGGCCGGAGGCCGTCGCCCAGCGAGAACGTCACGTCGTGCTCGCGGAATATCTCGCAAATCTCCTCGAAGTGCGTGAACAGCGGATTCTGCGCGCCGTTCTCCTCCATCCACTGCGCGAGAATCGACCCGCCGCGGGAGACGATGCCGGTGGTGCGGCCGTCCGTCAGCGGGAGGTGTTCGGCGAGCACGCCCGCGTGGACGGTCATGTAGTCGACGCCCTGCTCGGCCTGCTTCTCGATGACGTCCAGCAGGAGGTCGGGCGTGATGTCGGCCACGTCGTCGACGCGCGTGACGGCCTCGTAGATGGGGACCGTCCCCACCGGGACCGGCGAGTGCTCGATTTGCATCTCCCGGATTTCGTCGAGGTTCGCGCCGGTCGAGAGGTCCATCACGGTGTCCGCTCCATAGTGGACCGCCGTGTGGAGCTTCTGGAGTTCCTCCTCGCGGCTGCTGGTGGTCTCGCTGTTCCCGATGTTGGCGTTCACCTTCGTGGCGAACTCCCGGCCGATTATCATCGGGTCGAGCGAGGCGTGTTCGTGGTTTTTCGGGACGACGGCCTGCCCGTCGGCGACCTGCTGGCGGACGAACTCTGGGTCGCGGTTCTCGCGCTCGGCGACTCGTTCCATGGCGGGCGTGACCGTCCCGTCGCGGGCGTGTTCGAGCTGCGTCGGCATAGATAACTAGGTTGTAAAACTAGGTAATAAAACGTGGTGGTGGCCCGGGCCGAGACGCGCGAGCGCGGGAGAAAGCGGGTCCTCAGGCGTGCGGTTCGAACACTTCCTCGTGGAGCCGGTCGGCGACCGTATCGAGCAGCGTCTGGAGGTTCTGGGTGTCGTAGCGGTTGTACTCCACGAGCCGGTCGAGGGCGGCCTCGTCGCCGTCCTCGTAGCGGTGCCAGAGCCGCACGGCCTCGCGGCCGTCGACGTCCATCCCGCCGCGGTCGATGCCGAGGTCCTGCTCGACCTGCTTGAGCCCGCCCGTCAAGTCGAGGCGGCGACAGAGGTACATCAAGTCGAGGTGCGGGGCATCGAGTTCCACGTCGTAGTTGTGCTCGACGAACGGCTGGTCGAAGCGCTTCCCGTTGAACGACACCACGAGCGAGGCGTCAAGCAGTTCCGCGAGGTTCTCGCTGGTGAGGTCGTCGCCGCGCACGAGCGTCTTCGTGCTGTTGCCGCGGTGGACGCTCACCGTCGTCACGTCACTGGAGCGCTTGTCGAGACCGGTGGTCTCGATGTCGAAGTACGCCACGTCGTCGGCGACGTTCTCGTAGAGCCGCCAGAGCGCGTTGTTCGGGAACGCCTCCGCGAAGAAGTGGGTGTCGCCGGCGTCCAGCGCCGCGCGGGCGTCGTCGATGAACGCGTGGACGTTCTCGGCGGTCGCCTCGCCGACGCCGGGGGCGCTGGCGTCGAAGTCGTCCCAGTGCGTGACGCCGTGCTCCCAGAGCCGCCGCTCCGTCGTCTCACCGACGCCGGGCGCGGGGATGAACGAGTTCTCGACGCGCATACTACTCGGTGGACGCCTGCGGTACAAAGGCGTCGCGGTCCCGCGGTCGCGCCTATCAGTCGAGGGCTTCCCGCACGAACGTCTTGACGCCGCGTCGGAGGCGCTCGCTGGCCGCCTGCGGGGAGACGTCGAGGTCGTCGGCGACGTCGGACAGCGACGCCTGCCGGGGGACGTCGTAGTAGCCCAGTTCGGCCGCGGTCACGAGGGCTTCGCGCTGTTTCGCGGAGAGGCCGTACTCGTCGCCGAGCGCGCTCTCGGTGTCGCTGTAGACGCCGCGCAGCGTGGCGTCGACGCCGCGGGCCTCCACGCGCGGCCGGAACTCCGAGAGGCTCTCCCGGTCGGGGAAGCGGAGTCGCGCGTCCACGCCGTCCGCCGAGGAGGTGACGTCGAGGCGCGAGGCCTCCATGCGGTCGTCCACCGGGTACAGCGAGACGGGCGTCTGCTCGCTGACCGCGACGCGGTAGAGCCGGTGGTCGCCGGCGTCCTCGACGAGCGTGTACTCCGCGACCGTCTCGTCGCGCCCGAGGGCGGCCTCGAACTCGTCGAGGTCGCCGTCCGACGCCCACACGAACAACACGGGCTCGTCGGGGTCGGCGGCGACGGCCTGTTCGACGTCGAGACGGACGTCGCTCTCCTCCAGCGACGACATCAGCGGCAGTCCCGGGTGACGGAACGTGAATTCGGCGATGACCCCCACGTCCTCACCGAGAACCCGCTCACGGATATATCAAACGGCTGTTATTATTCACGATAATTAGGGCGGCGGAGTGGACGGACGTTGCAGAAACGGGCCACGGCCAGCCCGCGTGACTACGAACGTCGAATCGTGGGACTGCGACGGCCCTGAACCTCATCCCTTCCCAGTAATGGATTCAAGTACGGGTGGCGAGCACGACCTCTCTGGTCGCTGTCTCGTCGCCGCCCGTTCGGCGGAAGGCTTCAGTTCGTGCGCCCCCTAGGTCGCGGCGTGCGTCGCATCGCCCTCGCCGTCGTCGTCGGCGTCCTCGCGCAGGCCGCGCTCCTCGCTGTCGTCTCCGGGATGCCGCACCACCACCCGAGCACCGCGACCCTCGCGTTCCGCGTGGTCACGGTCGGCGGCGTCGGCGGCTTCGTCGCGGCGACCGTCGCCGGGCGCGCGCCGTTCCGCACGGCCACCGCGACCGGCAGCCTCGCCGGCGCCGGCGTCGGCGCGTCGTTCTGGTGGCTGTTGTTCTACGGCGACACCACCGGCGTCTTCCACCACCTGCACTACGCGCTCGCGACGACGACCGCGCTCGTAGACCCGCTCGTCGCCGCACCCCGGGTCCTCGCTGCGAGCGTCGCGCTCGCCGTCGCCGCCGCATTCGCCGCCGGCGGGCTCGTCGGCGGCTACGCGGCGGACCGCCGCCCGTAGTCACGCCGTCGCCGCGCGCGACGCCACTAGTCCGCCCAGCCACGTGCCCACGAGTCCGACGACCGTGCCCGCTGGCTCGCCGGCGACCGCGCGCACGCCGGTCGAAACGAGCAGGTAGCACGCGCCGACCGCGCCGCAGGCCGCCAGCGCCCACGCGACGCCCGCGAGCCGGCTGTCGAGGCGCTCGGTCCACGAGTCCGCGTAGACGTTCGGGACCGCGACGCCGGTGAGAATCACGAGCGCGAACGCGTCTCGCTCGCCCGGCACGTGCGAGAACAAAAGCGAGACGGCGGCGAGCGCGACGGCGACCGACGCGGCCGTCACCGCGAACTCGACGCTGCCGAGCCACGACCGGAACCGCGCGAGCGCGTTCATACCGTCCAGTTTCGCGCCGGCGGCTTCAACGTAGCGGCGAGTCGCGCGGCGCGCGGTGAGACCGCAACGCGTTAGGGGCGGAGGCGTCGTACGTGGTGACGGTATGACGCTACTGTCCGCCGACGCGGTCGTCTGCGACGCCGAGCGGGTCATCGAGGACGGCGCGGTCGTCGTCGCCGGCGACCGCATCGAAGCCGTCGGCGACC
Protein-coding sequences here:
- the thiC gene encoding phosphomethylpyrimidine synthase ThiC, whose product is MPTQLEHARDGTVTPAMERVAERENRDPEFVRQQVADGQAVVPKNHEHASLDPMIIGREFATKVNANIGNSETTSSREEELQKLHTAVHYGADTVMDLSTGANLDEIREMQIEHSPVPVGTVPIYEAVTRVDDVADITPDLLLDVIEKQAEQGVDYMTVHAGVLAEHLPLTDGRTTGIVSRGGSILAQWMEENGAQNPLFTHFEEICEIFREHDVTFSLGDGLRPGSLADAGDDAQFAELDTLGELTRVAWDHGVQVMVEGPGHVPMDEIRENVERQQEVCDGAPFYVLGPLVTDVAPGYDHITSAIGATEAARAGAAMLCYVTPKEHLGLPDAEDVRDGMAAYRIAAHAGDVAAGLPGARDWDDALSEARYDFDWNRQFDLALDPERARDYHDQTLPGDNYEDARFCSMCGAEFCSMRIDQDARDADGEMEDIDADTDLSASPAADVNLPPVGVHDTSDVPESAEFEDDRADDLAADD
- a CDS encoding ribonuclease H-like domain-containing protein is translated as MRVENSFIPAPGVGETTERRLWEHGVTHWDDFDASAPGVGEATAENVHAFIDDARAALDAGDTHFFAEAFPNNALWRLYENVADDVAYFDIETTGLDKRSSDVTTVSVHRGNSTKTLVRGDDLTSENLAELLDASLVVSFNGKRFDQPFVEHNYDVELDAPHLDLMYLCRRLDLTGGLKQVEQDLGIDRGGMDVDGREAVRLWHRYEDGDEAALDRLVEYNRYDTQNLQTLLDTVADRLHEEVFEPHA
- a CDS encoding helix-turn-helix domain-containing protein: MGVIAEFTFRHPGLPLMSSLEESDVRLDVEQAVAADPDEPVLFVWASDGDLDEFEAALGRDETVAEYTLVEDAGDHRLYRVAVSEQTPVSLYPVDDRMEASRLDVTSSADGVDARLRFPDRESLSEFRPRVEARGVDATLRGVYSDTESALGDEYGLSAKQREALVTAAELGYYDVPRQASLSDVADDLDVSPQAASERLRRGVKTFVREALD